The sequence AGCCGCACCGGTATAGGCGCGTACGCGGGTTTTGGTTTTTTCGCGGAACACCTCAAGCATGCGCTCGGCCACGCCAAGGCTGACGGTGGAAAAACCGCTGGCGAAATACGGCCGGTACGGCGAGTAGAAAATCTTGCTGTCGGGGTAGAGACCAAAGCCTGCTGACTTGCCTTCCATCATGTCCTTGGCTTTCTGGATGCGGTGCTCCGGCACCCAGGCGTTGTCGATAATCAAGGTCTTGGTGCCGCTGCCTTTCATGCCGGCGGCGAACCAGTCGTCACGAATCTGGTAGTCGCTGCGCGGCAACACCGCAAAGCAGTAATCCTGAGTGCCTTCGGCGTTTGGCCGGCGAAACCCGACAATCGCCCACTCGCCGTGGTCGCAGCCGCTGCTCCAGCCCATTTCTCCGCTGAAGTACACACCGCCCTCGCCTTCTTCGGTACGGCCGAACGGCGCAATACTGCTGCTGGCGGTGGCGTCCGAGTCATGGCCCCAGACTTCCTGCTGCAAGGTGGCCGAGAACAGTGCCAATTGATGGCTGTGGGTGCACAGCAAGCTCATCGCCCAAGCGGTGCTCGCGCAGGACCCTGCCAGCAACGCGATGCAGTCGGCAAACTGCGGCAACGACAACTCCATGCCACCGAACTGCTTCGGCTGAAAAGCACGGTGCAAGCCGATGCTTTTGAGCAGCGCTATATTCTCGTCGGGCACCTTGCGCTCCTGCTCGGCGCGCGAAGCATTGGCAGCGATGGCCGGCAGGATGGACTTGAGGTCTTCAAGGAGCGGGTTTGGCTTTTTCATGGTTGGCCCTGCTTATTATTGGATGTCCGGCTGGCGCTTCTTATCGAGGAGCGGCGCAGGATGCAGGGCCAGTATGGGAGGCTCTCCCAGCGCAGAAAATGCACGTTCCACAGCCAAGATTGTACTTTTCATAGACATCATGGGTATCCACACAACTTGAGCCTGGCGTTGCGTAGCAGCTGTCGAGCCCCAGCGAGGCTGCGTAGGGCGCGACGCGATTCTTGGTGATGGGCTTTGTGGACGTCGGGGTTCGGCTTCCTGTTTCTGGTGTGGCCTTACGTAGCCTCGCTGACGCTCGACAACTGCTACGGGGATGACGGTGGATGGGGCGGTCTATCTGCTGCATTGCGATGTCAGCCACAGACATGAATCCTGGCAGGTACAGTCAAGCTGCAATGACCGGCGTTGGTTAACCTCGGGTTTTCCCTCTGCCCTCAGGAACACCCATGAGCGATATTTCACTGCTGCCTCAAGTCGAAGCCTTCCTCAGTCGAAACCATGGGTTGTTTATCGATGGCGGCTACGTCGAGAGCCATTCGAGCCAGACCCTGGAAGTGATCAACCCCGCCACCGGCAAGGTCATCGCCCAGGTCGCCGATGCCGATCCTGCCGATATTGATGCGGCGGTGGCGTCGGCCAATCGCGGTTTCAAACAATGGTCCCAGGCCGCGCCGGCGTTGCGCGGCAATGTGCTGCTGAAGCTGGCAGACCTGCTGGAGCAGAACCGCGAAGAACTGGCGCAGATCGAGACCTGCCAATCGGGCAAGATTATCCAGATC is a genomic window of Pseudomonas sp. ADAK18 containing:
- a CDS encoding p-hydroxyphenylacetate 3-hydroxylase oxygenase component; protein product: MKKPNPLLEDLKSILPAIAANASRAEQERKVPDENIALLKSIGLHRAFQPKQFGGMELSLPQFADCIALLAGSCASTAWAMSLLCTHSHQLALFSATLQQEVWGHDSDATASSSIAPFGRTEEGEGGVYFSGEMGWSSGCDHGEWAIVGFRRPNAEGTQDYCFAVLPRSDYQIRDDWFAAGMKGSGTKTLIIDNAWVPEHRIQKAKDMMEGKSAGFGLYPDSKIFYSPYRPYFASGFSTVSLGVAERMLEVFREKTKTRVRAYTGAAVGAATPALMRLAESTHQVAAARAFLEKTWQEHADHSAEQRYPSRETLAFWRTNQAYATKMCIQAVDRLFEAAGGNAWFEHNEMQRLFRDSHMTGAHAYTDYDVCAQILGRELMGLEPDPSMV